Sequence from the Solea senegalensis isolate Sse05_10M linkage group LG1, IFAPA_SoseM_1, whole genome shotgun sequence genome:
cgacGCCTCCTGTTGGTTGGCTTTAGTAACAACTTTATTTCTGCAAAGAAACAAACGagaaaaaatgggaaaaatccaaacaaaatgattttgaattaaTACCAAAAAAACACCTGCTGACTTCAgaatttaccaaaataaaatcctgtaatagaaaatatcaaaaaaatgtgttcacatttaCCGCAAATTTAATGCCAGACGTTCAGATTTTACTGCTTGAAACCCTAAAAAGATTTGTCACTGTGGGCGGACCCTTTGTGTCTGTGATTATCTGGGAGCTACAGACAGAGTGATTCCACCCCCAAAAAACGTATGAAACTCGATGATTAATAATTGCTTTTCTTgcaatcctgcctactgtagCTTCAAAGTTCAGCTCGGCATCCTGGGAAATAATtcactgaatattttctgacGTGTAATGTGATCGTTCTGACCGTTAATATTCCTTtatttcacttaaaataaaaatgaaatgtatgatatatatatatatatattatatatatatatgatgaaatatgaaaatatctGGAATTTTAtgactataaaaataaaaattataaatcAGTGAAACTAAAAACAACGATAATTAAAGAACAATAAtcattaaaggttaaaggtgTGATTTAGTTGCTCCTGAAAACGTttgaccactagatggcactaaCTTCTCCACACAGGTCCATTAAGTCACATGAACCCACAACAGtatcgcaaaaaaaaaaacacagtgtgtggatgtgtggacTGAGAAGATAAACATCGTTTTCATCGTCCTGCGTCTCTTCTtcagtgattgtttttttgtttttattgcatttaaaacataaaaatataaatatatataaatgttgattatttttcatgtaCAGCTCTGGGATAAAGGAATgtaaacggaatcattttgttcagtttttttctgtaatgATAAACAGGTGAAcggcttttttctctctctcttcctcttcatcctcctcttcctctctctctgtgtcacagtcCGTTCCTGCTGCTACTCCAGCTCCATGTTTTTGTACTCACTCTGAGAGCTGGACTttctattaaaaacaataaaaagaaaagaagacaaatcaCACAAACCGATTATTggacttttctttgtttgtttgtttttccaggaaAAAGAAATTCTCTTAACCAGgatttaaatgatgtttaaatTTGAGCACAAAAAAATAACTCATAAAAAgtttcaaactttaaaaagaCGACGTCCTCAAACCAAAgagaaataaattaaacataatcAAAACAGAGAAGCGGAAATCAtagattattttcactttttcaagAAAATTCACTGAAACTCTGAAGGTTtgttttgctccataaaaacaaagaaatcattaaaaactgattcattttgtgtttgtggacaaaaatacGTTTAAGAAACATCATAAGTTCCACGTTTGATCGACATTTTAtgaaggtggagctaaggtggagctctcgaagtaatcttactggtggggtggtaacatttgtggtgaaatgcgcatgctgccgtcataagcgcagggaattcaacatcgcatgttttatcgcctatacttacactaagggggaccacgaaaacatgactgagtattcttttccCACACTTTGACGACTGATTTTGACGactttaatacacaaaccacatttttgaattctaaatgactaatttcatgcctcaaatgatcttaaaactgcgttcgGGGACATCACGCGCGCATACAATACTTTCTGGTGCGCACAAGATACTTTCTCGtgcgcaccagaaagtatctcgtgaGCACGAGATCATTTCTGTTGCTCACGTAAACGTAAAAAATgtttgcgtttttttttttttttttcgatgtccctttaggggctcctTAAAAACTGAGACGAGACAGGCAAGAGAAGCAATAACAGATTAAATCCACTAGGAGGCGATAAAGTGACGTTTACGAGTTATAATGAAtgtaaaacaccacaaaaaatCGACTTATTTAAccctgaaatgtatttttatttgttttattcaatatCATcacatctatccatctatctatctatctatctatctatctatctatctatggtGATTAACAGTAGCttactgccaccttgtggtcgTAGAAAACACTTACACTCCGCATTCATCCTTCCGTCCTTGGCTTTTTGTGTCTGAAACCGTTTCCTTTTTCAATAAAGAACTCGGTGttttgaatgtgtgagtggTTGGCGCATGCGCagagcagcacagcacagtctGAGCCTTTAGCGTTAGCTcacatcctcctcatcatcatctttgtgAACATTTGTTGTTAAACAGCGCGTGGTTTGTATCGAGCGGGATTTTCGCGAATCCTCTGGACAGAACATGCCCAAGAATAAAGGTGAGTCACGCCGCGTGGACGTGTTTTAGCGCGTGTCAATGTGTGTAGTTGTGAGTTCGCGCCGCGCAGACACACGCAGTGAAAACGTGACACTCAGCGGCTAACGCTAGTTAGCATCACGATTAGCGATTTTACCGCCACAGTTTCTACGTTTTTactcaaacacaacagaaaataaGTCTGGTTTAACCCCAGTTAGTGAATACCGGGTCAGTGTCTCCAACTGCCCCGTGTTCACTGTCAGAATAATGAGTTACCCGGGACAACTGCTGACACTGTTAGCAGTTAGCTCCGAATTAAACCCCACCCGGTCTGGCCTGGGTAATTTTTTACTGACTTATCCTCAACTAACCCAAGATAACGCCAGTTAACTCTTTACCTGGTTATTTGGCTAAATGTAACTAAACTAAGGCAGGGTATTTACAATTTAATAGATAATCTGGACTCAAGCTACAGGAACACGTAGTTGTATTCTTGTGAATCTGAAATGCTAATTTACGATATTTTAACGTAAACTCTTATCAGCGCAACTGGCGTACGTTTTtcccgtctgtgtgtgtgacgtatGTCATCGCAaatgtgtttaagtgtttattGTCGAATTATTTCTAAAATGACGCTGAATTCTAATTCAGGATAACTATCAAATTTTCACCCCAATTAAAGGTGTACATATTTAgaataaattcagttttaattagttaGAGCGACGTAAGAGATGATCTCTAACTGGAATTCTCAATCATTCATCTGTAGGTTATTTTTTCGGTTAATCgggtcaaacctggaaacgatgatcttgtgtttttgtcctcaaacacaaaatgattcacttttaatgatttctttgttttatggaacaaagaaacaggaaaatattcccatttaagaagcagaaaaatcacagtaaCTTGTAACAGTTGTTGAAAAGCACTCAATTAAATAAATAGTTGaggattcatttagtaatcgatgaattgtgTCAAAGTATGTGAGTGATTTTATGAAAACTACAGGTTTCTGTTGCCAAGATAcagttaataatgttaaaatgaatTACTGCTTAAAATATCTcaaattaaatctaaataacCATTGATTTCTCATTTGAGGTCCAGAGCTGCATCTTTGCGATGATTTACATCATGGATTCATTTGTcgatttctgatttctttgttacctggagcaaagaaagctgAAGATTCAGAGAgagcattttattattaaaccaTTAATTCCACTGAATCATTGAGTTTAGTGTCAGGACAGGTTTTAAAAGAATAGATTTTAATCTGTAACTAAAGGGTGACGCTTCATAATTCCCGTCTGAGATTCTGTATCTACAGTTTCATTCTGAAGAATCATAATTCCAGGCAAAGATGTCGAGATGGAAGTGTGAAGTACTTACTTCTGTATCACAGGGTCTCTCACaatgcgatacatggtccacaataccaataactTTGCGATACGACGCTGTGATCATCGTTATCCCAAGACAATCATACTGCGATTAGGGATGAAACAAATactctgtgaatattttccagtttctttggtccaactgatttactgtgacatGAAGTTGAAAGTCGAAAATACAAGTTCAGCAACACCCCCTGAAGTAGGAGCTCtaacatgaatgaatgtaaactgACGacgtcttgtctgtgtttacaggTAAAGGAGGAAAGAATCGGCGACGTGGAAAGAACGAGAATGAGTCTGAGAAGAGAGAGCTGGTGTTCAAAGAAGACGGACAAGGTTAGTTCTGGTCCTGGTTCTGGATCCAGACTATACCGGTGTTTCCTCAAGGATTAACAGGGTTTTTCACCTGAAAGTCAAATCATTAATCCTGGCATGACTACTTCAGAGATTATTAGTATGACCGTATTTCAACATGGAGTCATTTAATAACTGGTTTATGTAACAATTCCTATTCCCAGGACCAAGAATGTTTCAAATAATCTCACCAGCCTCACTCGTGCTTTTACCTAAATAAATGTTGTCGTACACATTGAAACCATCACTGGGATTAGACAAATGTTTATCTGTGATGTTAATTTAGACACTGAATCTTCATTTCTCTTAAATATGGTTCTATctaaatattcattatttaatggtgttaTTATTTAACGACtctctctgaccagtcagtgacctgcagtctgttgacgtcacattgtAGCATTGGCTCAATGtggtttttgtctctgtagGATCGGCTCAGCTCACCTGGAACCTCGTCAAAGCAAGAACTAGGGCTGTATgataaatggttaaaaaaaatcgCGATCTCGATTTACAATGACGCAtgatctcatttctaaatgacaacGATTCTTCTGcgttttatttcatttgctaTTTCCCTCTGGGAGTTTCCTCGTCGCTGGCTTCTCTCTCACCACTTGTAGTCTTTACATCACATGACTTAGTTTACGAGCAGCGGCGCAGAACACGGGAGAAAGTGTGAGctgaggagaaataaatacaaaacagatCTGATTAAAACCCTGCAGGTCGTGACGAGAATCACACGACCACCTGACTCACCATatccaccagactcctgtgaatttgctttgctaaatgttggagatgaagcCACATTTTTAACTCGTCTACAGTTCAGTATTGTTCagctttgattctcgtgtctCTTCCTGTAAAGTTATAACAATAACTTTACTTGAATGCCTGAACtgaatgtttctaatcttttgttCATGGGTGTAttaaacatttccatttgtgaAAAAATCATGATCTCAATTCTGAGCAAAGATAATTGCGACATATTTTCCAGAATGGTTTTTATCAGGAAGTAAAACAGATCGCAGGGACTGGGTTCTGTcactgagggaaaaacaacacaaaatgattgGAGTTGCACCGAGCTTACTCGAGCTAGACGTTGGGATGGGAACGACACGGCATTTTGAGACGATTGTCAAGGTCCATGTGTCGAATTTTTGTTGAAAGtgtcctttcttttttacagcAGCGATGCAGAGGGTGGAAAATATTCTACACTGTACTTCGTTTTAGGCTCAAACATGGCTGTAATGTCCAATATTGATCTTGGTAATAATATTGGTCTAATATTATTGCCGCTAAATTTTAATAATCCACCTgtagcaatgttttttttcaacaagtGATACCCGCCCCCGATCATCATTCATTGTTGTAGCACTCTGCTAAACATATGGAACATCGTCTGTCAACTCATTTCTGATCTAGTCAATATGTTAAcctacatattatttatttattcatttatttatttccactgCAACATTTCAACTCTCTTTTTGTGGAGGTGAGCACGTGTCGATTGTCGAAGTCCCGTCCCTAGCTAGaactttacatttgaaaaacactgttAAACTCTGATGACCATGTGATAACTGACACCGACGCACATTTTACACCATTATTTCCATCTTTTTCATAATTATAATTGTCCAATTATGTCACAGATatttctcccataaagaagaattCTTCCAGTCTCTGTATAATGAAggatttgcatttgtgtgacaTGTGATCCAGTATCAGCCCATCTCTTATCAGCCCAAACGTGTTTCCAGAATACGCTCAGGTGATTAAAATGTTGGGGAATGGCCGTTTGGAGGCCATGTGTTTCGACGGCACCAAGCGACTGTGCCACATCAGAGGAAAACTCCGGAAAAAGGTGGGAACGTCCTtgctgacctttaaccttttcACACGGTCCACACCGCTGAGTcagcacagactctgtgtgtgtgtgtgtgtgtgtgtgtgtgtgtgagtcacatgGTGTAAtctctgctttgtgttttttctttgctccaggtTTGGATTAACACGTCAGACATCATCCTGGTGGGACTGAGAGATTACCAGGTGAGTTACACCTCATTGTCACTGGTTTAATCCTGgttttaaaccagtttaatttGGATTCACCTCTGCAGTGCACTCAGGTTTGTTGTCTTtatctctgttgttgttttctttgtctctgttgttgttgtctttgtctctgttgtgttgttgttttggcctctgttgtgttgttgtttttgtctttgttgtgttgttgtctttgtctctgttgtgttgtttttgtctctgttgtgttgttgtctttgtctctgttgtagtgttgtttttgtctgttgtctttgtctctgttgtgttgtgttgtcttagcctttgttgtgttgttgtttttgtctctgttgtgttgtctttgtctctgtgttgtcgTCTTTGTCTCTGCCGgttatttttgtctctgtgtttttgtctctgtggtgattttgtctctgttgtgttggctttgtctgtgttgtgttgtctttgtctgtgttgttgtttttgtctgttgtgttgttattttgtgtctgttgtgttgttgttttgtctgtgttgtgttgttttgtctctttagtgttgtctttgtctgtgttgttgtttttgtctctattgtgttgcctttgtctgtgttgtgttgtttttgtatctgtggtggtgtttttgtctctgttgtgttgtctttgtctgtgttgtggtatttgtctctgttgtgttgtctttgtctgtgttgttgtttttgtttctattgtgttgcctttgtctgtgttgtgttgtctttgtctgtgttgtgttgtgtattttatgtcTCTTTagtgttgtctttgtctgtgttgttttcttggtctctgttgtgttgttttgtctcatGTGTCCTGATTTGTGTTCCAGGACAACAAAGCTGACGTCATCCTCAAGTACAACCCAGACGAGGCTCGTAGTTTGAAAGTGTACGGAGAGCTGCCTGAGCACGGtaagttttttctttaataattattataattatttattcactttaagAACTGTCTcttaaagtgaagacatttctgtctctgctgctcacaTTTTTCAAAACCATCATCAGTCATCTTCATCACCTTCTTCtgtggtgcttttattttggtgacttttAACACCTTGTCTTCGTCCTCGCAGCCAAACTGGACTTGGACACTCTGGGCAACGTCGATGACGACGTGCAGTTTGACGACGATTGTGACgttgatgatgacgacgacatTGAGGAGGTGAGCGATTTTTATTTGAACCTGTAATCTGCTCTGAAAagtttaagatttaaaaaattataaaagatTTGAAAGactatggaagaggattaggaccaactggaaaaaaaatgaaaacctcAATTCTGACTTTCTCGTTCAGACGTTTTCTCGTAGTTGGGACCTTTTCTCTCAATTCCGACATTCTTGTAATTCTGACTTCTTCTTGTAGTTCAGACGTTTTCACATAGTAATGATTTTTTCACATAATTCTGACCTTTTCTCCaaattttccatttatttaaaggggacatattatgcaaaatcaatttttaaccatttcaatacttatatttgggactctggaggccctaccagtcgccaaagtgtggaaaaagaatactcagtcatgttttcgtggtcccccttagtgtaagtataggcgataaatcacgcaatgttgaattccctgcgcttatgacggcagcatgcgcatttcaccgccccaccagtaagtttacttcgagagctccaccttagctccaccttgtccctgcaagagtgcaggcgaggaaggaagagcggtattatgtcaacgcggagggacaagtgtgctgttggtggctgcacagtggagcacagtgttttacacaaacttccagcctcagaggattttatatatgaagctaatgtgccggataaagtcagcaaacgtgtgttcgtgtgttcgcaccacttcacatcagactgcagccagcggtcgccgtatttagtcagcggccgtatttcaccgacgtacaaacacacacatttttaagaaaaggtcacatagagcttataactgaccattctgacacgtcctaattaaaaatacttgttcagtacgtcctccatgaccggagcacagactcagtctgagacactcacacacagcagcagtttatgcagctcgctgctggcgatcagcggtgctgtctcTAAgagtttttaactgatttacagttgggcagtgatcggctcgatccttatgtaggacgtctcttcctgtgacggcactctcgctgctttctgcgcacgctgccatgttgatattgtaggagaactagtggagggagggggagaggaatggagcggagggaacaggatctgagcgagtgagcgctgtaaagaggacaaatcagaaaccccctggaagaagtgtgtgtgtgtttgcctgtgtctcatttgcatataaagggaccatgcacaaaaccgagcattctgaaaggggcgggtttagcagggttattgaactgctatgatgcttcatccttatggtattttgaccaaagcatgtcactgacatgtttattaggacaccagggaactattttaacttggagaaatagggtataatatgtcccctttaaattcTGACCTTTTTATTCTTatcagggagaaaaaaaaatccagtagCGTAAAAAAACGATTCAGAAAAAGAATTTCACGAGCATCGTGATGAATGAATCGTTGAATTATGCTGGAAAATGATGTCAAACACTGAGAGCACTGACTATAGAATAATGAACtctaataaatgaatgaatgaatgaataataaggAACTCGAATGatgatgtgtgttgtgttttgtgtgcagaTCTAAAACAGCTGCTTCTGGAGGACAAGGACATTTTTACTGGAGATGCTCCCACTGAGATATTCTGAACCGAAACatcgcaacaacaacaacaacaacaattaataatagcgacttttttttattctgatcaGCCGACAGATTATTAACACACTTGACTGATTATtactacatttaatttaaattgtcTCCGGCCTGGTTCTCAGCAGGAAACCAAGTTCACTGTCAGGGTAAAATCAAAGCTGCTGCAGCGCCCCCAGCTGTACACAGCGGTACTGCAGATGCACTGTGGAATAAGAGCAGGTTGATAATCCAGATTAACATCTGGAGCATTTCTAGATTTGTACGTGTTGCCGTCTCCTTCACGTCAGATAGTTTCTCTCTTTTTCGCCGCAGAGTCTGAACTCtctagtttttcttttcttttttcaccttCAGCAGCAAACGCgacttctttttaaaaacaaatgtatttatattaatttcacGTTTGTGTGGAATTGAAACAAATCTCTGCATTcgccaaaaaataaaaagaggggaaaatactttgtgtttttctttcttctggcggctgtggttttctttgtatcttaaaacaaatgacaaataaatccaATAAAACCACATGATGGAGGGTGATAtccaggtttttcttttcactggtttttattttgaatgaaggAAAATTATGGttcatccatttttttccctcctgaaatcagatatttttcttttatttctgttgttttcttcgtgttcatctttgtttcttttccatttttcgCGACGTCAACAACTTGCGCTTTAAAGTTTGACcgtaacaaaagaaaaaagagcagaGGTTCCGGAACTCGATAAACACCGATAAAACCTCACGTCTGAAAAACTAAACcataaaactattattattattattattacatacagAATAATTATTAGCTGTATTTTCCC
This genomic interval carries:
- the eif1axb gene encoding eukaryotic translation initiation factor 1A X-linked b, with the protein product MPKNKGKGGKNRRRGKNENESEKRELVFKEDGQEYAQVIKMLGNGRLEAMCFDGTKRLCHIRGKLRKKVWINTSDIILVGLRDYQDNKADVILKYNPDEARSLKVYGELPEHAKLDLDTLGNVDDDVQFDDDCDVDDDDDIEEI